The following coding sequences lie in one Populus nigra chromosome 15, ddPopNigr1.1, whole genome shotgun sequence genomic window:
- the LOC133674316 gene encoding protein NRT1/ PTR FAMILY 1.2-like yields MDCSSEQRQMITEPLLSNGKGGIRTIPFILANEAFERLASFGLSTNMIMYLTREYDMDAAQGAQLLFLFSSATNFTPILGAVLADSYVGRYRMIGFGCMASLLGMVLLWLTTFPEARQPLCVHFSTHSCNSRSTLQLVHLYTAFGFMAIGAGGIRSSSLAFGADQLSITHNLQCARIRESFFRWYYVTVVASVFVAMTCVVYIQENMGWMVGFGVPVVLMILSALSFSLASPFYVKSKPKASWITGLAQVVVASFRNRSVELSTQATVEVRYHTTGSMLPVPSKRLRFFNKACIVGNPQVDVTPDGNALDPWSLCTVDQVEDLKTLIKVIPIWSSGMLMFVNVSQGSFIVLQASTMDRHITSKFEIPAATFLSFAVLVIVLWVALYDRIIIPLVSKIKGQPVRLGLKKRMGIGILLSTTSMAALAIAESVRRETAIKEGFSDRPDAGLHISTFLLLPFLALSGVAEAFTPIGQNEFFYTELPKSMSSVASTLNGIGMSVASLVSSFIVRAVRDLTTVEGQESWVSSNINKGHYDYYYWLLASLSLVNFLYYLVCSKSYGPSMEEQRNILADESY; encoded by the exons atgGATTGCTCATCGGAACAGAGACAGATGATCACAGAACCACTCTTGAGTAACGGAAAGGGTGGCATCAGAACCATACCTTTCATCCTAG caaatgagGCATTTGAGAGGCTAGCAAGTTTTGGGCTATCGACAAATATGATTATGTATTTGACTAGAGAATATGACATGGATGCTGCTCAAGGTGCTCAACTATTGTTCCTTTTCTCATCTGCCACGAATTTCACACCAATTCTTGGGGCTGTCCTCGCTGATTCTTATGTGGGTCGGTATCGGATGATAGGTTTTGGGTGTATGGCTAGCCTTTTG GGGATGGTTCTATTATGGCTAACAACTTTTCCTGAAGCAAGACAGCCTCTTTGTGTCCACTTCAGTACTCACAGTTGCAATTCCAGAAGCACGTTACAGCTTGTGCATTTATATACAGCTTTTGGCTTCATGGCCATAGGAGCTGGTGGCATTAGATCGTCTTCCTTGGCTTTTGGTGCTGATCAATTGAGTATCACACACAATCTTCAATGTGCTAGAATAAGGGAGAGCTTCTTCAGATGGTATTATGTTACAGTCGTGGCATCGGTATTTGTTGCTATGACTTGTGTTGTATACATCCAAGAGAACATGGGGTGGATGGTGGGTTTTGGAGTTCCTGTGGTGCTCATGATTCTGTCAGCTCTTTCATTCTCCTTGGCTTCTCCCTTTTATGTCAAGTCGAAGCCTAAGGCAAGCTGGATTACTGGGTTGGCCCAAGTTGTTGTTGCTTCCTTCAGAAATAGAAGTGTCGAATTATCTACCCAAGCCACAGTTGAGGTGCGCTATCATACAACGGGATCAATGCTTCCAGTGCCAAGTAAAAGATTGAG GTTTTTCAACAAAGCTTGCATTGTTGGAAATCCTCAAGTAGACGTGACTCCAGATGGAAATGCTTTGGATCCATGGAGTCTTTGTACAGTGGATCAAGTAGAAGATCTGAAAACACTGATAAAGGTAATCCCAATATGGTCATCAGGAATGTTAATGTTTGTGAATGTAAGCCAAGGATCTTTTATAGTGCTCCAGGCATCCACCATGGACCGACACATCACTTCGAAATTTGAAATTCCTGCTGCCACCTTCCTTTCATTTGCAGTTCTTGTTATAGTATTGTGGGTTGCTCTCTATGATCGCATAATTATTCCCTTGGTTTCGAAAATCAAGGGACAACCAGTTCGTCTCGGCTTGAAAAAAAGAATGGGAATTGGAATCCTATTATCCACTACTTCCATGGCTGCATTAGCAATTGCTGAGAGTGTTAGGAGGGAAACTGCAATCAAGGAAGGATTCTCAGACAGACCTGATGCTGGATTGCACATTTCTACATTTTTGTTATTGCCATTTCTTGCCCTGTCTGGAGTAGCTGAGGCTTTCACTCCTATCGGACAGAACGAATTCTTTTACACCGAATTGCCTAAAAGCATGTCCAGTGTAGCCTCCACTCTTAATGGGATAGGAATGTCTGTTGCAAGCTTGGTATCCAGTTTTATAGTTCGTGCTGTTCGTGATTTAACGACAGTAGAAGGTCAGGAGAGTTGGGTTTCAAGCAATATCAACAAGGGGCATTATGATTATTACTATTGGCTTCTTGCAAGTTTGAGCTTGGTTAACTTCTTATATTATCTTGTTTGTAGCAAATCTTATGGTCCTTCCATGGAAGAACAAAGGAACATTCTTGCAGATGAAAGTTACTAG